A stretch of DNA from Calditrichota bacterium:
AGCGGCATCCGCTTCAAGCGTGTGGACCTGGAAAACTCGGTGGAGATACCCGCCGACATCGACCACGTGGTGGACATCTCGCGCGGCACCACCCTCGGCCTTGGCGACGTGCGCATCCACACGGTGGAGCACGTGTTAGCAGCCATCGCCGGCCTGGAGATCGACAACATCCTGGTGGAAATCGACGGCAACGAGCCGCCGGTGGGCGACGGCAGCGCCATGCCCTTCGTCAAGGTGTTGCTGGACGCCGGGCTGGTGGAGCAGGACTCGCCCAAGGACTATCTGAACATCGATCGCACCCTGACCTACAGCGACCCGGCCAATGGGGTCGACCTCGTGGTGGTGCCCTCGGACGAATTCCGCATCACCTTCATGGTGGACTATAAGAACCCCGCCTTGGGCACCCAGTACACCTCGATGTACTCGTTGACCGACGAGTTTGTCAGCGAATACGCGCCGGCGCGCACCTTCTGCTTCCTGCACGAAGTGGAGGAGTTGTGGGAAGCTGGCCTCATCAAAGGTGGCAGCTTGGACAACGCCATCGTCATTTGCGACCGGCAAATGAGCGACGAAGAGTTGGAGGCGCTGCGGCACAAGCTGAACCTGAGCGAGGATATCAAGCTGGGCAAGAACGGCATCCTCAATGGCCGGGAGCTGCGCTATCCCAACGAGCCCGTGCGGCACAAGGCCTTAGACCTCATCGGCGACTTGGCGTTGCTGGGTGTGCCGTTGCGCGCCCATGTGTTGGCCGCGCGCTCCGGTCACGCCGCCAATGTCGAGTTGGTCAAGCGCATTCGCAAGGAGTACAAGAAGCAACTCATCAAGGCCAAGTACCAGAAGACCTCGGTCGAAGGCCTGGTGATGGACATCGACGGCATCCAGCGCATTCTGCCCCATCGCTACCCGTTTCTGCTGGTGGACAAGATCGTGGACTTAATCCCGCAGGAGAAAGTGGTGGGCGTGAAGAACGTCACCGTCAGCGAGTGGTTCTTCCAGGGGCACTTCCCGGGCAGGCCTATCATGCCTGGCGTGCTCATCTTGGAGGCGATGGCGCAGGTGGGTGGCCTCTTGCTCTTGGATGCTGAGGACGACCCGGTGGGCAAGCTGGTCTACTTCGCGGGCATCGACAATGTCCGGTTCCGCAAGCCGGTCTTGCCTGGGGACCAATTGGTCTTTGAAGTGGAGATCGTCAAGTTCCGCAAGACCCTTTCCAAGATGGCCGGCAAGGCCTTTGTGGGGGGCGACTTGGTGTGTGAGGCGGAGTTCTCCGCCGCCATCGTTGACGAAAAGCTGGTACCGCACAAGGAGTAACTGAGGAGAGGCGCGTCTGACCGACATTCATCCCACTGCACTGGTCGATCCTGCTGCTGAATTGGGCAACGGCGTGTCCGTGGGCCCGTTTTCTATCATCGAAAAGAACGTCATTATTGGGGAAGGAACGTCCATTGCCTCACACGTGCTCATCGCTTCGGGCACGCGCATCGGCAAGCACTGCCGCATCCACCATGGGGCAGTCCTGGGCACCGTGCCCCAGGACTTGAAATTCGGGTTCGAAGAGACCACCTTGGAGATTGGCGATCGCACGGTCATCCGCGAGTACGCCACACTCAACCGCGGCACCAAGGAGCACTGGAAGACCGTGGTGGGCAGCGATTGCCTGTTGATGGCCTACACGCACGTGGCACACGACTGCGTGGTAGGCGACCACGTGATTATGGCCAATTCCGCCAATCTCGCCGGGCACGTGACCATTGAGGATTGGGCCACCTTGGGCGGCCTATTGGCCGTGCACCAGTTTGTGCGCATCGGTCGCCACGCTTTTGTGGGCGCAGGTTGCAAGGCGATGAAGGACGTGCCGCCGTACGTGCTGGCCATGGCTGAGCCACTGCAGTTTGCCGGGCTGAACTCGGTGGGACTGCGGCGGCGCGGGTTTGCGCCAGAGACGCTGCTCTTACTCAAGCGGGCCTATCGCCTGCTCTATCGCTCCAACCTGAACGTGAGTCAGGCACTGGCACGCATACGCGAAGAGCTGCCGCAGACGGAGGAGGTGCAGCACATCGTGCGCTTCATCGAGGGGAGCAGGCGCGGGATCATATGACGCTCTGGCGCGCAGACGGCCCGGCAAGCAACGTGTGGCGTTTCCTCGACACCGGCGCTGCCCTAGGGGCGTGGAACATGGCCGTGGACGAGGCCATGGCCATAGAAGCCGCACAGGGGGTAGCCACGCCCACCTTGCGGGTTTTCGCCTGGCAGCCGCCCTGTATTTCGCTGGGCTACCACCAGCGTGTGGAGGAGATCGACAGAGAGCGGTGCTTAGCCGACGGGGTGGAGCTGGTGCGTCGTCCCACGGGTGGGCGGGCCATTTTGCACCATGAGGAGCTGACCTACAGCGTCGTGATCCCCGCGTCGAGCCCTTGGTTCGGCGAGGAAGTTGCGCAGACCTATGAGCTGATAAGCTTGGCTTTGGTCGAAGGCCTGAAGAGCCTGGGGGTGGCAGCCCGATTCGAACGTGCACAGCAGACGGAGGTCGATTACCGTCGCGGCGAATTCTCCGTGCCATGTTTCTCTAGCTCGGTACGCAACGAAGTCCTGTGGAAGGGGCGCAAGTTGGTCGGGAGCGCGCAACGCCGCTACGAGGGGGCCGTGCTGCAGCACGGCTCAATTCTGCTGGGTTCTGCCCACTTGCGGCTGGTGGACTACTTGGCGGGGTTAGACGAGCAAAAGCGCGCACGCTACCGTGAGCACCTGCGGCAACGGACGGCGGCGGTAAATGAGATCGCTGGCCGGGAGGTGAGCTTTGCAGAGATGGCTGAAGCACTTGCCAAAGGGTTCGCACGCGGGGTTGGGGTGAGCGTGCGTTCCGGCGAGCTTACGGAGAAGGAGACGGCCAGGGCAACAGAGCTCCTGGCCAAGTACCAGGACCCAACGCGGAGGTGACCATGCGCAGACTGTACGTGGCAGTACTCGTAGC
This window harbors:
- a CDS encoding bifunctional UDP-3-O-[3-hydroxymyristoyl] N-acetylglucosamine deacetylase/3-hydroxyacyl-ACP dehydratase translates to MLRQQQTIKKAISYAGIGLHTGSKTKVTFKPAPVNSGIRFKRVDLENSVEIPADIDHVVDISRGTTLGLGDVRIHTVEHVLAAIAGLEIDNILVEIDGNEPPVGDGSAMPFVKVLLDAGLVEQDSPKDYLNIDRTLTYSDPANGVDLVVVPSDEFRITFMVDYKNPALGTQYTSMYSLTDEFVSEYAPARTFCFLHEVEELWEAGLIKGGSLDNAIVICDRQMSDEELEALRHKLNLSEDIKLGKNGILNGRELRYPNEPVRHKALDLIGDLALLGVPLRAHVLAARSGHAANVELVKRIRKEYKKQLIKAKYQKTSVEGLVMDIDGIQRILPHRYPFLLVDKIVDLIPQEKVVGVKNVTVSEWFFQGHFPGRPIMPGVLILEAMAQVGGLLLLDAEDDPVGKLVYFAGIDNVRFRKPVLPGDQLVFEVEIVKFRKTLSKMAGKAFVGGDLVCEAEFSAAIVDEKLVPHKE
- the lpxA gene encoding acyl-ACP--UDP-N-acetylglucosamine O-acyltransferase is translated as MTDIHPTALVDPAAELGNGVSVGPFSIIEKNVIIGEGTSIASHVLIASGTRIGKHCRIHHGAVLGTVPQDLKFGFEETTLEIGDRTVIREYATLNRGTKEHWKTVVGSDCLLMAYTHVAHDCVVGDHVIMANSANLAGHVTIEDWATLGGLLAVHQFVRIGRHAFVGAGCKAMKDVPPYVLAMAEPLQFAGLNSVGLRRRGFAPETLLLLKRAYRLLYRSNLNVSQALARIREELPQTEEVQHIVRFIEGSRRGII
- a CDS encoding lipoate--protein ligase family protein; protein product: MTLWRADGPASNVWRFLDTGAALGAWNMAVDEAMAIEAAQGVATPTLRVFAWQPPCISLGYHQRVEEIDRERCLADGVELVRRPTGGRAILHHEELTYSVVIPASSPWFGEEVAQTYELISLALVEGLKSLGVAARFERAQQTEVDYRRGEFSVPCFSSSVRNEVLWKGRKLVGSAQRRYEGAVLQHGSILLGSAHLRLVDYLAGLDEQKRARYREHLRQRTAAVNEIAGREVSFAEMAEALAKGFARGVGVSVRSGELTEKETARATELLAKYQDPTRR